A segment of the Lelliottia amnigena genome:
GCGCGTGCCAGCGACAACGCAATGGCGCGCCCCAGCCCACGGCTGGCGCCGGTGACCAGCGCCTTTTTACCTGTTAAATCGATCTGCATGATGACCTATTACGAGAGTGGTGAGATTCATCATTAGGTATAGAGGGAGTTTGCCCCCCGTCAATGCGCTGAACGGGGGAGGGGAATTACTGGCGGAAGGATTCCACTTTCTCAAATGCGGCGCGTAAAACGTCAGGTGACAGCGCAACCGGCAGGTAATGAATGGATTCTACCGGGCGCAGCGTGTGGGCGATGACCCGATCCAGTTCGGCGCGGTTGTTGATGTCCACGTCCAGCTCGCGCAGGGTGGTCGGCAGATTGAAACGCGTATACGCGGCAATCAGTTGTGCCAGAACGTCGTCCTGACCGAGCAGGGCACTTTGCACCAGAATGCCGTAAGCGACCTTCGTGCCGTGCAGGAATTTTTCGGTCTGCGGCAACACGGTTAAACCGTTATGGACCGCATGCGCGGCCGCCACGCGGGTATAGCGTTCGCCCAGCCCACCGACCATGCCGCCACCGGCGATAATGGCATCAACCACATCGCGAAATGCCTGCGTCTGCTCACCGCGCGCCTGATCCGCCAGCGCCTGTTCGCTGCTCTCCAGCAGCACGTCACGGATCGCCAGCGCCCCGTTAATGCCCAGACGCACGGTTAACGACAATTCTTCAGGTTTTGGCGCGAGAACCACCGCTTCATACCATTTCGCCAGCGTATCGCCGATGCCCGCCAGCAGATATTCCGCCGGGGCGTTCAGAATAATTTGCGGCTCAACCAGCACCAGGAAATTGGCGTCATCGAAGATCTCAAACTGCAACGCCTGACCGGCGTCGTTATACCAGACCGAAAGCGGCGTCCAGGCGGCACAGGTGGCGGCAATGGTTGGAATACCGACGAAGGGCACCGTTAAACGTCGCGCGACCGCTTTTACGGTGTCCATCACCGCGCCGCCGCCCACGCCAATCACGACGCTGACGTCACTGCCTGATTCATTCACCAGATGCGTGACATCGCGCTCGCTGCAGTGGCCCTTGAACAGCAGATGTTTTGCGCCCTCGGCGTTAAAGCTGTCTGGCAGAAAAGGGCGTGCCCCTTCGATGGCGCGTTCGCCGTAAATCCACACTGCGCGGGAAAGTTGTTCTGGCGTGAAGAAATCGTTCAGGCGCGCAAGGCTGCCGCTGTGGGAGAAGTAGTTGGCCGGGCCGGGTACGACACGAATATCGGTATTGCTCATTTTGGGTGTCCTTTTTGCGAAGCGCTAACCTGATGTTATGTCTGGACATCCGGATGGCTAATAATATTTAGCTTTATCTTATGCCTTTTCTATCATTGCCAGTCAACCCGACCTGTGAAAAATTCCATAAATCAAAATATTAATGAAGGATTTACGCGGATGGTCTCCAGTCGCCTTGAGATGCGCGGTATCAGCCTGGCCTTTTCCGGGTTTCAGGCGCTGTCGCGCGTGGATTTCACGCTGACGGGCGGAACCGTGCACGCGCTAACGGGTGCAAACGGCGCTGGCAAATCGACGCTGATGGCGGTGCTGTGCGGCACCCACGACCACTACGAGGGTGAAATCAGCATTAATAATCAGCCGGTCGCGATCCGCGAGCCGCTCGACGCCAAACGGTTGGGCATTCATCTGGTGCAGCAGGAAGTCGACGTGGCGCTCATCCCCGGATTAAGCATCGCTGAAAATATTATGCTCGATAACCTGGCACTGCCGGGGCATCGCTACCGATGGCGTGCCATCCGCGAGCAGGCAAAGCAGGCGCTGGCGCAGCTCGACGTTTCCCTGAACGTGCATCGCTCGATTGACAGCTGCTCGCTGGCGGAAAAACAGCAAATTTTGCTGGCGCGCGCGCTGTCGCATCACTGTCGTTTTCTGATCCTTGATGAGCCGACCGCACCGCTGGACGCCCACGAAAGCGAACGCCTGTTTGCGGTGGTCAGACGCCTGCAACAGCAGGGCATCGGCGTGGTGTTTATCTCCCATCGCATCCATGAACTGAAAGCGATTTGCGACACCTTAACGGTGCTGCGTGACGGGAAATTGATTGAATCCGGTCCAATGGCGACCTTGAGCGGTGAAGAGATCGTCGAAAAAATGCTCGGTCACGAGCTGAGCGATATCTATCCGCCAGCGCGGCCAAAACACAGCGACGAAACGCTGCTGCGCGTGGAAGGGCTGCACGATGACGCGCTGCTGAAAGATATCTCGCTGCATCTGCGTAAAGGTGAAATTCTCGGTATCGCCGGGCTGGCGGGCGCGGGAAAAACCGAATTGTGCAAGGCGCTGTTTGGCGCGAGCAAAAGCCGCGTAGAGCGTGGTGAATTACATCAACAACCCTGGAAGCCGCGCGATCCGGCGGATTCCGTGCTGCGCGGGCTGGCGCTGGTCCCGGAGGAGCGGCGCAAAGAGGGCATTTTTATCGACGAGCCGGTGAGCATGAATTTGTCGGTGAGCGCCGATAACAGCTTCTCGCGCTGGAGCCTGTTCGGGCATCGTCAGGCGTGGCGGTGGGCAGAGGAAGTGATCGCCCGCGTCGGCGTGAGTGCGCGTGGTCCCGGGCAGGTGTTGCGTCGTCTTTCCGGCGGCAACCAGCAAAAAGTGGCGATTGGCAAATGGCTGCGCAATGAGGCCTGCGTGCTGATTTTTGACGAGCCCACCAAAGGCGTGGACGTCAAAGCCAAAACCGATCTGTTCCAGCTTATTGATGGCCTGGCGCGCGAAGGCAAAGGGGTGATTTACGCCTCGGGTGAATTCGCCGAACTGGTCGGATTGTGCGACCGCATCTGCGTGCTGTGGGACGGACGCATCGTGGCGGAAATCGCCGGGGCCGAAGCCAGCGAAGAGACATTACTTTATTATTCAACCGGAGGTACGGCGTCGTGAGCAAGGCCCTTTCAGTAAATACAGCGGCGTCGGGCCGTCAGCAGTTTTTCGATTTTCTCTATAAATGGGGCATGTTGCTGACCGTTGTCGCGCTGGTCGCGATTTTTGGTATCGCATCGGATAACTTCCTCGATCCCTTTAACATCATCAATATCTTGCGATCGATCGCCATCGTCACGGTGATCGCCATTGGCGTCTCAATCTCACTGACCGTCGGTGGCTTTGATCTGTCGGTCGGGTCAACGGCGTCGCTGGCGAATGCGCTGGTGATCTCCCTTTTCGTCTGGCACGGATTTGGCACCACCGAATCGATTCTGATCACCCTGGCGCTTTGTACATTGGTCGGGCTGTTTAACGCCTTTCTCATCGTGATCCTGCGCATTCCGGACATGCTGGCGACCCTTGCCAGCCTGTTTGTGATTCAGGGTGTGGCGATGACCTACAGCTACGGCGGATCGATTACCGAAAACATGGTACTGCCGAGCGGCGATATGGCGGAAGGGGCCATTCCGGCGGCGTTTGGTCTGCTGGGTCAGGTGCCCACGATTGTAATCATCATGCTGGCAGTAACGCTGCTGGCACAGCTTGGCTTATCGCTGACCACGCACGGACGCCGTATGTACGCCATCGGTGGCAATCCGGAAGCGGCGCGTCTTTCCGGTATTCGCACCACCCGTTACAAAGTGGCGGCCTACGTGATTGCGTCGCTGCTGGCGGGGCTTGGCGGTATTTTGCTGGCGTCGCGCATCGGATCGTCGCAGGTGAATGCGGGCGGGGCTATCTGATGGATGCGGTCGCGGCGGCGTGGATCGGTTTTTCGCTGGCGGGTTCCGGCAAACCCAATGCGCTGGGCACGCTGGTGGGGCAGTGATCCTCGGCGTTTTATCGAACGGGCTGGTGATGCTTTCGGTGCCGTATTACGCCATGGACATTATAAAAGGCTGGTGCTGGCAGCGGCGCTGGCGCTGACTTACATACAAAAACGCTAACAACATTTCACAACACAACGGGATAACAGAATGAAAAAAATCGCACTCTCTTTGGTAGCGCTGGGTTTACTGAGTTCATTGCCTGGTTACGCGGCAACGCCTGCGCCGGTTCCGGCGGCGATCGCTAACCATGAAGGCCCGATCCGCATTGCGGTGATCCGTAACCTGGGCTCCGATGACAACACCACGCAGTTTGTTTCGGGCGCCATTCAGGAAGGTAAAAAGCTCGGCTTTAAGGTCAGCACTTTCTGAGTAACGGCGATGACGCTAAATTTCAGGACTTTGTGAATCAGGCGATTAGCCAGAAATATGATGGCATTATTTTGTCTCAGGGCCGTGACCCGTATTCCACCGCGCTGGTGAAAAAAGCCGTCGATGCGGGGATCAAAGTGGCGGTATTTGATACGGCCGTTAACGGTGAAATTCCCGGCGTGACCGTCACCCAGCAGGATGATGCCTCGTTAACGAACCTGTCGTTCGGTCAACTGGCGAAAGATTTCAACGGCAAAGCCAATATCATCAAGCTGTGGGTAGCAGGCTTCCCGCCGATGGAGCGCCGTCAGGCGGCGTATAAAGAATTACAAAAACAGTATCCGGGTATCAAAGAGCTGGAATCTATCGGCGCCGTTTCTTCTGACGTGCAGGCGATACGGCGAACAAAGTCGGCGCGGTGCTGGCGAAATACCCGAAAGGCCAGATCGACGCGATCTGGGGCACCTGGGATGCGTTCAGCCAGGGCGCGTATAAAGCGCTGAAAGAGAATGGCCGTACTGAAATCAAACTCTACAGCATTGATATTTCTAATCAGGATTTGCAGCTGATGCGTGAATCCGGCAGCCCGTGGAAAGTGAGCGTGGCGGTCGATCCTAAGCTGATTGGCGCGACTAACGTGCGTCTGATCGCGAATAAAATCGCCGGTGAAACCACCCCTGCGACTTATGATTTTAAAGCGGCGGCAATCCCGCAGGCGCTCCTGGCGGCGCAGCCTGGCGCGGTGAATGTGGCGTCTCTTGGCAAAATCATTCCAGGCTGGGGCCAGACGGAAGATTTCGTCGCGCCGTGGTTTGCGACGCTGGAAGCGAAAAGTCATTAATAGATTTATACGGTGCGCTCTGATGCCCTCACCCCGACCCTCTCCTACGCGGAGAGGGGGGAAAGGCTAAAAACGTCAACAGCGTTGCCGTTTAGGTTTTACCTTGTGCGGTCTGATGCCCTCACCCCCGTCCCTCTCCCACGGGAGAGGGGGAAAGGCTAAAAACGTCAACAGCGTTGCCGTTTAGGTTTTACCTCGTGCGGTCTGATGCCCTCACCCCGACCCTCTCCTACGCGGAGAGGGGGAAAGGCTAAAAACGTCAACAGCGTTGCCGTTAAGGTTTTGCCTCGAGCGGTCTGCCCTCACTACGAACCTCTCCCACGGGGAGAGGGTAAAAGCCCCATTCTGACCTTCTTCCGGGGGAGAGGGTAAAGACTCACTCCGCTCGTCTCCCTGTGGGAGAGGGCGAAAATCAACAGGATGTGATATGAACTCTTCATTACCCACCCCTGAATACAGCCGCAATATGCGGCTGATCGGCCATAGCGATCAGGGTGGTCGCCCGGACGGCGTTCAGCTGATGGTGCATCGCGGTTTTGCCTATATCGGTCATATGGTGTCGCAGGGTTTTTCGATTGTGGACGTGCGCGACCCAAAAAATCCCAAAGCGGCGGGCTATGTGCCTGCGCCGCCGGGCACGTGGAATGTCCATTTGCAGGCGCATGACGATCTGCTGCTGGTGATCAACGCCCGCGATCTGTTTGCCGATGCGCGCTTTGCCGACGAAAAGGTCTATTACACCCGTCAGGTCGGTGAAACCGTCAGCGACGTGCAGGACAAAGGCTGGAGCGCGGGGCTGCGAATTTTTGATATTTCAACGCCGGATAAGCCACGCGAAATCAGCTTCCTGTCACTCGACGGGATTGGTATCCACCGTATCTGGTACGTTGGCGGACGCTGGGCCTATGTTTCGGCGCTGATTGACGGTTTTACCGATTATATTTTCCTGACAATCGATCTGGCAGATCCGCGCAAACCGGAAGTGGCCGGCCGCTGGTGGCTGCCAGGGATGAATCAGGCAGAAGGTGAGCAGCCAAACTGGCCCGAAGGTAAACGCTATGCGCTACACCACGCAATTATTGCCGGTGATACGGCCTACGGCAGCTGGCGTGACGGCGGGTTGACGCTGCTGGATGTGAAGGATCGCACCCAGCCGAAACTTATCAGCCATCGCAACTGGAGCCCGCCGTTTGGCGGCGGTACGCATACGGCGCTGCCGTTGCCGGATCGCGATTTGCTGGTGGTGCTGGACGAAGCGGTGCTGGATAACCAGGAAGACGGCGAGAAGCTGATCTGGCTGTTTGATATTCGCGAGCCCTCGAATCCGGTGAGTATTTCTACCTTCCCGCAGCCGGATGAGCGGGATTATGTGGCGAAAGGGGCGCACTTCGGGCCGCATAATTTGCACGAAAACCGCCCTGGCAGCTTTATCAGTTCGACGCTGATTTTTGCCACGTATCAGAATGCGGGTGTTCGCGCCTACGATATCTCGAATCCGTATCGACCGGTGGAAACCGGCGCATTGGTGCCGGCTGCGCCCGCGAAAATGATGGATACGCGCCCGAACCGCCCGCAGGTGATTCAGTCTTGCGATGTGTTTGTGGATGCGCAGGGGATTATTTACAGCACGGATTATAACGGTGGGTTGTCGGTGATTGAGTATTTGGGGTGAGGGATCGCTAAAACGTAAGTGTGCGCGTAATTTACTCTCGCTCCATTACCATTTGGGATAGGGCAGAGGTGAGGGCACGCAGGCGGCTCTGCCTTTCTCCCTCTCCATTAGGGAGAGGGTTGGGGTGAGGGGGAATAGGCGGCTCTCTTTTCCTTTAGCGATTGAGACGTTCTCATCAATTCGATATCAAAGCGTCTCCCTGGTCCGGCTGTAAATCGCTGAGTCGTTGACTGAAGGCCGGGGCGACGCGCATGGATGCGCGGCGAGGGCGCATTTACAGGGACGTTACAGCGCCCGTCCCCGATAGCCGGAAGGAATAAGACGAAGGCACCGCACAGCGGCGATTTTCTTGCCGGGAGCCCGGGTCGCCAGGGTGGTGGCGAGTGAGCCACCCTGGCACGTTCACAAGTGCTGTTTTATAAATGAAGCAGGAAACATAAAGTGAACGGAATAATCTCCTGAGCCATATGCTCCTCCCTCTCCCCAAAGAGGACAGGGAGTACAATGTGCAAATCGTGGACTTGTGGGGATTACGCAACCCACGGCAGAGAGAGAAAATCAGCTATATTGACGAACCCTCGCCACCAGCGCCTCCGCGCTATCAATTCGGTCGGCAATCACGATAAGCGCTCTGCCAAGCGTAATGGCGTGGCGCAGGCATTCGTGGCGCATCGCGTCGTCTTTGATGGTATCGATATCCGCGACGTGCGACAGCCCCACGCTGCGGCGAATCAACTCCGTGCCGCAAAAACCGATCGCATCGGTCCAGACTTTTTTCAGGAACTGCGAGGCATAACCCGGCGCAGACAGCGCCGCATCGCGGGTTTTCTCGGTCGCCAGCGCCTGGAAGCGTTCAGAAAAGGTATTCCACAGTTCCTGTATATCAGCCAGACGCTGCTCGCGGGCGGCCGCGGCATCGCGGATCCCCAAATGCCCCGGCAGGCCGCAGAAGTTCAGCAGCAGGTTACCGATCGCCGTGCCGATATCAAAACCGATCGGGCCGTAATAACCGAACTCCGCATCGATCGCTTTTAGGCTGCCCTTGGCAACAAAAATAGAGCCGCTGTGGATATCGCCGTGCAGAAGCGCTTCGGCCTGCGAGAAGAAACGGTGCTTCAAAGAAGCAACAGCAATTTTCAGCTGATCGTCACTGCGCAGCGCGGCGACGTCAGCCTCCAGTTCAGCCGGATAATTATTGCGCTCGTGAATCTGATACGGGTCGTTGAAGAACAGGTCTTCGGTGATCTCGCACATTTCCGGGTTAATGTATTTTGCTACCTGCGCTTTTTTGGCGTGCGGATGCAGATAAAAATCGCTGGTATGGAACAGCGTATGCGCCAGATATTCACCCAACTGACGTGAGGCCTGCGGATAATACACGCCGCTAATCAGTTCGCCGCGCCAGATTTTATGACTGGAGAGATCTTCCATCACCATCACCGCCAGTTCCGGGTCGTAATGATGGATTTTGACCGTGTGCTGCGGGCTGTGCTGGTAATGTTCAACCAGCGTTTGCGCCTCTAAACGCGCGCGGTCCAGGGTTAACGGCCATGACTCGCCAACGCAGCGCACGTAAGGCAGCGCCTGCTTAACGATGATGCGGCTTACGCCTTGGGCGTCGAAAATTTTAAACACCAGATTGAGGTTGCCGTCGCCTATCTCCTGCGCCTCTACCAGCGATGATGGGTTATCGAGGCCGCCGAACTGCTTTGCATACTCCACGGCATCCTGGGCGGTAAAGGTACGGTATTGCGACATTGCGTGTTCCTCATGGGTTCTGGTAATAAAGACATTTAGACGTCTATACATCTGAATTTTATCCTGACACAATGTGATACATCAACGCAACAGAGAATTAACGACATGCAGACATTACAGACGACCAGCCTGCGGGTGGCGGATAATCAGCTCTTTATTCTCGATCAACAGGCGCTTCCGCAGGAGAAACGCTGGCTGGATGCGTCCACCGTTGAAGCTCTGGTGGGACACATTCACGCTCTGCGCGTACGCGGCGCACCGCTGATCGGACTTTCTGCAAGCCTTCTGCTGGCGCTGTTAGCGGAAAACGGTCACAGCCGCGACGAGCTGGCGACGGCGCTGGACACGCTGCGCGCCTCGCGCCCGACGGCGGTCAACCTGATGAACAATCTCGATCGGATGAAGCAGGCGTTATGGCAGGAAGATTTTGTTCCGGCATTGGTGGCTGAGGCGCTGCGCCTGATTGAGGAAGATAAGCAGCTCTGCGATGCGATTGCGCGGGCGGGAAGCCAGCTGGTGAAACCGGGCAGCCGGTTGCTGACCCACTGCAACACCGGCGGGCTGGCGACGGCGGGCGTGGGGACGGCGCTGGGCGTGATAGCGATTGCGCATCAGCAGGGAAAAATCACCAATGTTTGGGTGGATGAAACGCGTCCGCTGTTGCAGGGGGGCAGGCTGACGGCATGGGAGCTGGGCGAGCTGGGTGTGCCGTATCAGCTGATCACCGATTCGATGGCTGCCAGCCTGATGGCGAAAGGGCAGGTCGATGCGGTGTGGGTCGGCGCGGACAGGATTGCCGCCAATGGCGATGTAGCAAACAAAATCGGCACCTACTCTCTGGCGGTGCTGGCGAAATTCCACGGCATTCCTTTTTATGTGGCCGCCCCGCAGACGACGTTGGATCCAAACTGTCCAAACGGCGAGGCCATCCCGATTGAGCAGCGCGATGCCCGTGAAGTGACCGGCGTGGCGGGTAGTTTTGGTGCGGTACAGTGGGCACCGGAAAATGCGCAGGTATATAACCCAGCGTTTGACGTGACGCCTGCGGCGCTGATTAGCGGGTGGGTGCTGGATACGGGCGTGGTGACGCCGCAAGAGGTCGCGGAAGGGAAATTTGCCTGAGCTTGGCTATCCTTTAAGAGTTTCCCTTTAGAGGACATCATCGTGACGCTCGATCCTGAAACAGACTTGAAGCTGGAGCGCGTGGTGGACGCACCGCACGACCTTCTGTGGCTCTGCTGGACCACGCCAGAGCACATCAAAAATTTTTTCATCCCTGCACCCCATAAGGTGACCGAATGCGAGCTCGATCTCCGCGTGGGCGGACGGTTTAACACCGTGTTTGAGGTGGACGGGCAGCGGATGGATAACCAGGGTGTGTTTCTGGAAATCGATCCCGGTAAAAAGCTGGTTTTTACCGACGGCTACACCGAAGGCTGGAAACCGGCCGAGAAGCCGTTTATGACGGCGATTTTATTGCTGGAAGAGATGGGCGAGGGCAAAACCCGCTACACGGCGATTGCGCGCCATCCGACGAAGGAACTCCGCGAGCAGCATGAGCAGATGGGCTTCCACGAAGGGTGGGGGATTGTGCTGGATCAACTGGTGGGGTATGTGAAGTCTCTTCAACCCCCTCTCCCTTGAGGGAGAGGGTTGGGGGTGAGGGGGAGAACGCACCGATCATGCTGAAAAAAGATTTCTCTTTTTGGTATTTCTCATCTGACGAAATATTGGCTCTCCCTTTTCTTCAAAGTACCTTTCCGGCCATATCACATCGGGCGGAATGTCTAGCGCCTGAGCAATAAGCAATTCACCTTTGGGCATGGTCAGGTAAGCGCGTTTGCCAGTGCGGATGAGGAAAGGCCAGCCTTTCTGGACAACGCAGCCAGGCTTGTTCCATGTTTCTTTAGTGCAGCGATAATATCGGCCGGGTGCCAGTTCTGATGACGCATTGTGTCCTCCTTACATGTGTTCGTTACGTGCTCAAATATCCTCTTTTGGGATGAGAACGCAATGGGAGGATATTCGATTTCAGGATATTTGTAGGGAATCGGAACCATGGCCTCAGTTTACTCAGATGAATACCAGCGTGTTATCAATGCGTTGAAGAAAGCTCGTAAAGAGAAAGGGATTACGCAGGCTCAGCTTGCGGAAGCGCTGGGAAAACTGCAGTCTTTTATCGCGAAAGTGGAAAACGGTGAGCGCAGATTGGATGTGGTAGAGTTTGTGCATTTGGCGAGGTTGGTTGGTGTGGAACCAATCAGTGCCTTAAATGAAATTTTTATTTGAACAACTTGATATTTATAACTCCTTAATAAAGTGAGGGTGTCTATGGAAAAAGCCAAGCAAGCTATCTTTACTAATATTAGTAAGTTATATCACTATCAGTCATTCAAAGCAGAATGGTTAAAAGAAACTCTTCTGGAAAATAAAATATATTGCTCACATCCAGCTGACTTTAATGACCCTTGGGATATGAAGCCTCTCATAAAAATTTAGATAGTGAAATTATTAGTATGGAGTTCTTGGATTATTTAAAAAATGCAATGGTTGAAAGAGGGATTTCTAAAGATGCAATGAATTTAGCTTTAAATGATTCTTCATTTCTAAATTATATGTCCGTAAGTAGCGCCATAGCACATTGGAATTTTTTCGAAGAAAATTTTAGAGTGTATTGCCTAAGTCCTAAAAATGATAATTTGTTAATGTGGTCTCATTATGCCGATAAACATCATGGTATCTGCTTAGAGTTTGATACAGATAATCTTATTTTTGGTAGTGCCTGGAAGGTCGAATATCATGATGAATATCCATATTATTCATGGCGAAACGACTATGACCCTGTAAGACTTGCACTAACCAAAGCAACTTGCTGGAATTATGAAGAAGAGTATCGAATCTTACCTAAGACAAATCAAGCTAATGAATATCAGCAGCAATCAATTGTCGTCGATGAATATAATAAATTAGTATTTCCACGGCAAGCATTGAAATCAATAATAATAGGTTGCAAGGCGAATTATGATGAGATACGTGATTTTATCTATGAGTTGAGGCCTGATTTATCTGTGCGGAAAGCTCAAATGCAACATAATCATTATGGTCTGAATATTACGGCTATGTAAGGTCAAATATCTTTTGGCACCAATGACATTTAATTTATCAATGGTGCTTGTAATCACATAAATTTAAGCGAGTCTCGGATACGCATCCGCGATCGCATCACCCGTAAAGTGCGCAATCCAGCCTTCGGGGTTATCGAAAATACGGATCGCGGTGAAGTTCGGCTCTGAACCCATATCAAACCAGTGTGGCGTGCCCGCAGGAACAGAAATCAGATCGTTTTTCTCGCACAGCACCTGATAGACCTGGTCATCGATATGCAGGCAGAAAAGTCCGGCACCTTCCACGAAGAAGCGCACTTCGTCTTCACCGTGAGTGTGTTCGTTAAGAAATTTGGCGCGCAGTGCCTCTTTCTGAGGGTTGTCCGCGCGCAGACTGATCACATCCCAGCTTTGATAGCC
Coding sequences within it:
- the gldA_1 gene encoding 3-dehydroquinate synthase; protein product: MSNTDIRVVPGPANYFSHSGSLARLNDFFTPEQLSRAVWIYGERAIEGARPFLPDSFNAEGAKHLLFKGHCSERDVTHLVNESGSDVSVVIGVGGGAVMDTVKAVARRLTVPFVGIPTIAATCAAWTPLSVWYNDAGQALQFEIFDDANFLVLVEPQIILNAPAEYLLAGIGDTLAKWYEAVVLAPKPEELSLTVRLGINGALAIRDVLLESSEQALADQARGEQTQAFRDVVDAIIAGGGMVGGLGERYTRVAAAHAVHNGLTVLPQTEKFLHGTKVAYGILVQSALLGQDDVLAQLIAAYTRFNLPTTLRELDVDINNRAELDRVIAHTLRPVESIHYLPVALSPDVLRAAFEKVESFRQ
- the rbsA_2 gene encoding ABC transporter; this translates as MVSSRLEMRGISLAFSGFQALSRVDFTLTGGTVHALTGANGAGKSTLMAVLCGTHDHYEGEISINNQPVAIREPLDAKRLGIHLVQQEVDVALIPGLSIAENIMLDNLALPGHRYRWRAIREQAKQALAQLDVSLNVHRSIDSCSLAEKQQILLARALSHHCRFLILDEPTAPLDAHESERLFAVVRRLQQQGIGVVFISHRIHELKAICDTLTVLRDGKLIESGPMATLSGEEIVEKMLGHELSDIYPPARPKHSDETLLRVEGLHDDALLKDISLHLRKGEILGIAGLAGAGKTELCKALFGASKSRVERGELHQQPWKPRDPADSVLRGLALVPEERRKEGIFIDEPVSMNLSVSADNSFSRWSLFGHRQAWRWAEEVIARVGVSARGPGQVLRRLSGGNQQKVAIGKWLRNEACVLIFDEPTKGVDVKAKTDLFQLIDGLAREGKGVIYASGEFAELVGLCDRICVLWDGRIVAEIAGAEASEETLLYYSTGGTAS
- the rbsC_2 gene encoding ribose transport system permease protein rbsC; protein product: MSKALSVNTAASGRQQFFDFLYKWGMLLTVVALVAIFGIASDNFLDPFNIINILRSIAIVTVIAIGVSISLTVGGFDLSVGSTASLANALVISLFVWHGFGTTESILITLALCTLVGLFNAFLIVILRIPDMLATLASLFVIQGVAMTYSYGGSITENMVLPSGDMAEGAIPAAFGLLGQVPTIVIIMLAVTLLAQLGLSLTTHGRRMYAIGGNPEAARLSGIRTTRYKVAAYVIASLLAGLGGILLASRIGSSQVNAGGAI
- a CDS encoding Putative sugar ABC transporter precursor; the encoded protein is MKKIALSLVALGLLSSLPGYAATPAPVPAAIANHEGPIRIAVIRNLGSDDNTTQFVSGAIQEGKKLGFKVSTF
- a CDS encoding Putative sugar ABC transporter precursor — translated: MNQAISQKYDGIILSQGRDPYSTALVKKAVDAGIKVAVFDTAVNGEIPGVTVTQQDDASLTNLSFGQLAKDFNGKANIIKLWVAGFPPMERRQAAYKELQKQYPGIKELESIGAVSSDVQAIRRTKSARCWRNTRKARSTRSGAPGMRSARARIKR
- a CDS encoding sugar ABC transporter substrate-binding protein → MRESGSPWKVSVAVDPKLIGATNVRLIANKIAGETTPATYDFKAAAIPQALLAAQPGAVNVASLGKIIPGWGQTEDFVAPWFATLEAKSH
- a CDS encoding Uncharacterized conserved protein, which produces MNSSLPTPEYSRNMRLIGHSDQGGRPDGVQLMVHRGFAYIGHMVSQGFSIVDVRDPKNPKAAGYVPAPPGTWNVHLQAHDDLLLVINARDLFADARFADEKVYYTRQVGETVSDVQDKGWSAGLRIFDISTPDKPREISFLSLDGIGIHRIWYVGGRWAYVSALIDGFTDYIFLTIDLADPRKPEVAGRWWLPGMNQAEGEQPNWPEGKRYALHHAIIAGDTAYGSWRDGGLTLLDVKDRTQPKLISHRNWSPPFGGGTHTALPLPDRDLLVVLDEAVLDNQEDGEKLIWLFDIREPSNPVSISTFPQPDERDYVAKGAHFGPHNLHENRPGSFISSTLIFATYQNAGVRAYDISNPYRPVETGALVPAAPAKMMDTRPNRPQVIQSCDVFVDAQGIIYSTDYNGGLSVIEYLG
- the mtnK gene encoding methylthioribose kinase, coding for MSQYRTFTAQDAVEYAKQFGGLDNPSSLVEAQEIGDGNLNLVFKIFDAQGVSRIIVKQALPYVRCVGESWPLTLDRARLEAQTLVEHYQHSPQHTVKIHHYDPELAVMVMEDLSSHKIWRGELISGVYYPQASRQLGEYLAHTLFHTSDFYLHPHAKKAQVAKYINPEMCEITEDLFFNDPYQIHERNNYPAELEADVAALRSDDQLKIAVASLKHRFFSQAEALLHGDIHSGSIFVAKGSLKAIDAEFGYYGPIGFDIGTAIGNLLLNFCGLPGHLGIRDAAAAREQRLADIQELWNTFSERFQALATEKTRDAALSAPGYASQFLKKVWTDAIGFCGTELIRRSVGLSHVADIDTIKDDAMRHECLRHAITLGRALIVIADRIDSAEALVARVRQYS
- the mtnA gene encoding translation initiation factor 2B subunit I, whose amino-acid sequence is MQTLQTTSLRVADNQLFILDQQALPQEKRWLDASTVEALVGHIHALRVRGAPLIGLSASLLLALLAENGHSRDELATALDTLRASRPTAVNLMNNLDRMKQALWQEDFVPALVAEALRLIEEDKQLCDAIARAGSQLVKPGSRLLTHCNTGGLATAGVGTALGVIAIAHQQGKITNVWVDETRPLLQGGRLTAWELGELGVPYQLITDSMAASLMAKGQVDAVWVGADRIAANGDVANKIGTYSLAVLAKFHGIPFYVAAPQTTLDPNCPNGEAIPIEQRDAREVTGVAGSFGAVQWAPENAQVYNPAFDVTPAALISGWVLDTGVVTPQEVAEGKFA
- a CDS encoding Activator of Hsp90 ATPase 1 family protein; this translates as MTLDPETDLKLERVVDAPHDLLWLCWTTPEHIKNFFIPAPHKVTECELDLRVGGRFNTVFEVDGQRMDNQGVFLEIDPGKKLVFTDGYTEGWKPAEKPFMTAILLLEEMGEGKTRYTAIARHPTKELREQHEQMGFHEGWGIVLDQLVGYVKSLQPPLP
- a CDS encoding Helix-turn-helix., with protein sequence MASVYSDEYQRVINALKKARKEKGITQAQLAEALGKLQSFIAKVENGERRLDVVEFVHLARLVGVEPISALNEIFI
- a CDS encoding Protein of uncharacterised function (DUF2971), producing the protein MEFLDYLKNAMVERGISKDAMNLALNDSSFLNYMSVSSAIAHWNFFEENFRVYCLSPKNDNLLMWSHYADKHHGICLEFDTDNLIFGSAWKVEYHDEYPYYSWRNDYDPVRLALTKATCWNYEEEYRILPKTNQANEYQQQSIVVDEYNKLVFPRQALKSIIIGCKANYDEIRDFIYELRPDLSVRKAQMQHNHYGLNITAM